The Verrucomicrobiota bacterium genomic interval CGGCGACACAGCAGGTTTGGAAACCTGCGCTACGATGACAAGGCATAAGCCTGAACGGTTTGAATGATGCAGTTACAAACTGGAAATGGTATAAGCCGCGCGGGCTGGCCTATCACGCTGAAGTTTTCAGCGTAACAACACTGCCCCAACCTCGTTAGGCGAATACTGCCCGCCTCGCCCAGTGGCTGGTGATTCCCCAGCGAACAAGTGCTTGGACACCCTTGGTCAAACTCGGGCAAAAATAACCACGTAGTTCTTGCCGTGCTGTTTCGCGCATTTCGGGCAAGTCGTATAAAAGAAATATAGTTTTTGAAGGTTTTTCCCTTTGCTCTTCACGAAGGACTTCATTTCCTCGATCCAATTCCTCATGTTCCGATACGGGCCTTCAAACACTTTGGTGAGGTAGGTTCCTGACAATGTGGTGGTCTGTGCTCCCGGGATATCCTTCGTGATCGCGATATACACCTCCGCGCCCCAGAGCGATTTCTCATCCGACAAGACAATCATCTCGTCCGGAGTGGCCCCGGCGGCTTCGATGATCGCCATGCTCTGCTTCATCACGGACCCGAAGTTCAGGGGAATGTGGAGGAAGCTGCGCACGCGGGCTTGCAGAAACGGTTTCTTATCCCAAGTGATCACCCGGCCCTCCCACGGGCGGGGATCAAACTTGGGGCAGCATTCAATGTCGTGGGGTGTGTTCATGGGATTCCTCCGTATGTTTATTCCAAATCGCTATCAAGATGAGACTAATTCGCTGGTCTTTTGAGCTGCTGGCTTCGTTGCTCGCTCGTTACAGACCGCTACGGGTATGCGCCTCGCTCGCGTCTCGCCAGCCGCCCAAAATCCTGCGCGCCTTAGTCTCATCTTGAAAGCTCATTGGAATTATCGGTTAACCTATTGTCTTAAACTCAGGTTTCAGACATAAATCGGGTTTTGTGCCAGTCAATCACGATGTTGGCTTGCGGCGATGCACTTTGTGGATGGCCGCTTGGTCGGTGCATTTGATCAGGAGTTCATCTACGCAGACGTGGGGCGGACGGCTGGCCACCCACACCAGGGTCTCGGCAATGTCGTCGCCCGTCAGGGGTTCCGTGCCTTCATAGACTTTCCGTGAGCGCTCGGCATCGCCGCTAAAACGGACCATTGAGAACTCTGTTTCCGCGAAGCCGGGGTCCACTGTGCATACCCGGATGCCGGTGCCGCAGAGTTCGAGCCGCAGGGCACGCGTAATCTGAAGTTCACCGGCTTTGACTGCGCAATAGACCGAGCCGCCTTCGTATGCCACGCGCCCGGCGATGGACCCGATG includes:
- a CDS encoding hydrolase — protein: MNTPHDIECCPKFDPRPWEGRVITWDKKPFLQARVRSFLHIPLNFGSVMKQSMAIIEAAGATPDEMIVLSDEKSLWGAEVYIAITKDIPGAQTTTLSGTYLTKVFEGPYRNMRNWIEEMKSFVKSKGKNLQKLYFFYTTCPKCAKQHGKNYVVIFARV